From the genome of Luteibacter rhizovicinus DSM 16549:
CGGACGGTCGAAGCTCGTGTGCGTGCCCTGCAACAGCGCTTCGGCATCGCGGCGGACGGTGTCGTAGGCCCGGAGACGATGTTTGCCCTGTCGTCGCTGGAAACCGAAGGGCCGCATCTCGCGCGCGGCGTACCCTGAGTATGTTCGTCCACGTCGACACACGGCGGCGCTCGCGTCTGTGCTGGGCCACGATCCTCATCGTTATCGTCTGCGTCGTCTGCTTCGTCGCGCTGGCTCTTAGCGGGTACGACGAGCGCCAGGCCATCATGCGACGCTGGGGCACCGTCCCCGCACATCTTTTCAGTGCCGGTTTGCCGCTCTGGCAACAGCTGAGCGATCCCGCCTTGTTACGGCTTTTCACGGCCATCTTCATACATGGCGGCTGGCTGCACCTGGTGAGCAACCTGCTCTTCCTCGTCATTTTCAGTCTGCCGGCCGAGCGAAGTCTCGGTTCCCCTCGCTTCCTTCTGCTCTTCCTGCTCGGTGGCGTCGTCGCGAACCTGATCGGCGCCATTTCGCTGACCGGGACGGGTGTACCGATCGTCGGTTGCAGTGGCGCGGTGTCTGCCGTGGTAGGCGCCTACGTGACACTGTTTCCGCGGGCGAAGCTTGGCCTCGTGCTTCCGCTGGGTCTTTTCCTTGAATTCGTGCGCGTGCCCGCCTTCCTCCTGATCGGCATCTGGGCGTTGGTGCAGCTGCTTTTCAGTGTGGCGGGCGCGAGCTACGGCGCCGTCGTGTGGTGGACCCACATCGGCGGCTTTGTCTTCGGCATCGTCTTTGCGCTGTTTTCGCGCGGCGCGATCGTGCGCCGCCTACGCGGCTGACGTCGCGCGCGGCGCCTGCAGATGTTCGCGCACGAAGCGGCGCAGCAACATGGTTGCGGCGGGCGTCGCCACGACGGCGGCCAGCAGATCGTCCGGTGCCTGGCCTTCCTCACGGAGGACGTCGTGCTTGCGCCGGATATACGCGCGCATCACTTCGGCGGAAAACTCGGGGTGGAACTGCGTGCTGACCGCATGCGTCCCGTAGCGAACCAGATGATGCGGGTCGCGTTCCGAACGGGCCAGCGAGACGGCGCCCGGCGGGAGTTCCATGACGCTTTGCTCGTGCGTGGCATGGGCATGGAAACGGTTCGGTAGCGACGTGGCGAGCGTGTCACCGGCCGCGTGCTCCGTCGACGTCGTCAGACTTACCGTGCCCATCTCGCGTCCACCGGGAAGATAGTCGACACGACCGCCGAGCGCGTGCGACATCAGCTGATGTCCGTAGCAGACGCCCAGCAGGGGAAGATCGACATCCATCGCGTCCCGAATCCATCCGGCCGTGCGCTCGCTCCAGGGCAGTCGCTCGGTCACCATCGAGGCGGAGCCGGTGATCACCGCGCCGGCACACTCGTCGGGATCGGGGAGGCTGTCGCCTTGCTCGACATCCACGACGCGCACATGCGGTGCGGGCAAGCGCAGGCCAAGGCGGAACCAGCGCGGAAAATCGCCGTGGCGTGCGCTGATGACATCGGGTGCGCGGCCGGTGCGCACGATGAGTAGGGGCTTCATGAGGAAATAATATCGTCGATATCGGTGGGCGGAAGCACGTTGAGCACCTCGCGCGCCGTGGTCACGCCGGCGGCGACCTGTGCCGCGGCGGAAATGCGCAGGGGTTTCATGCCGTCTTTCAGCGCGGCGGCACCCAGGCGCGAAAGATCGAGCTCGGCCGAGATGAGGCCGCGCAACCGTGACGATACCGGCATCATTTCGTAGATGCCGGTACGGCCGAGGAAGCCGGTCTTGCGACACTCCAGGCAGCCCACCGCCTCGAAGACGCGCTCGGGCAGGGGAATGTCCCAACCATGCGTGACGGCACGCCATTCGTCGGCGCTCTGCGTGGTGGCTCGCTTGCAGTGTGGGCACAAGGTGCGCACAAGGCGCTGCGCAACCACGCCGGTGAGCGTCGACTGGATGAGGTAGTGCGGTACGCCGAGATCGAGCAGGCGAGTGACCGCGCTTGGTGAGTCGTTGGTGTGCAGGGTCGACAGGACGAGGTGGCCGGTGAGCGATGCCTGCACGGCCATCTGCGCGGTTTCGAGGTCGCGGATCTCGCCGATCATGATGATGTCCGGATCCTGTCGCAGCAGGGTACGAACGCCTGCCGCGAAGTCCAGGTCGATCGACGCCTGAACCTGCATCTGGTTGAGCTCGGGCGAGACCATTTCGATCGGGTCTTCCACCGTGCACACATTCAGTTCCGGCTTGGCCAGATGCTTGAGCGTCGAATAGAGCGTGGTGGTCTTGCCCGAGCCTGTCGGCCCGGTGACCAGCACGATACCGTGCGGCCGCTCGACCATGCCGCGCCAGAGCAGGCCTTCCTCTTCGGAAAAGCCAAGCTGCGAGAAGTCCTTCATCACCAGGTCGGGATCGAAGATACGCATCACGATCTTCTCGCCGAACGCCGTGGGCATGCTCGAGATACGAAGCTCGACCTCGCGTCCGCCGGCGGAGCGCGTCTTGATGCGGCCGTCCTGGGGACGGCGTTTCTCGGCGACGTCCATGCGGGCGAGGATCTTGATGCGCGAGGTGACCGCGGTCATCACCGGAGGCGGCAGTTCGAACACTTTCTGCATCACGCCATCGATGCGGAAACGCATCTGGCCGGCATCGCGACGCGGCTCGAGATGGATGTCCGAGGCGCGCTGTTCGAAGGCGTACTGGAGCAGCCAGTCGACGATGTGC
Proteins encoded in this window:
- a CDS encoding rhomboid family intramembrane serine protease; translated protein: MFVHVDTRRRSRLCWATILIVIVCVVCFVALALSGYDERQAIMRRWGTVPAHLFSAGLPLWQQLSDPALLRLFTAIFIHGGWLHLVSNLLFLVIFSLPAERSLGSPRFLLLFLLGGVVANLIGAISLTGTGVPIVGCSGAVSAVVGAYVTLFPRAKLGLVLPLGLFLEFVRVPAFLLIGIWALVQLLFSVAGASYGAVVWWTHIGGFVFGIVFALFSRGAIVRRLRG
- a CDS encoding glutamine amidotransferase, with the translated sequence MKPLLIVRTGRAPDVISARHGDFPRWFRLGLRLPAPHVRVVDVEQGDSLPDPDECAGAVITGSASMVTERLPWSERTAGWIRDAMDVDLPLLGVCYGHQLMSHALGGRVDYLPGGREMGTVSLTTSTEHAAGDTLATSLPNRFHAHATHEQSVMELPPGAVSLARSERDPHHLVRYGTHAVSTQFHPEFSAEVMRAYIRRKHDVLREEGQAPDDLLAAVVATPAATMLLRRFVREHLQAPRATSAA
- a CDS encoding GspE/PulE family protein; translation: MAVNPQHGALLGRRARLELDEVLASLVVDGYLTGEDAKRVRMGSRSGKTAIELHPLVVIANAKPENRRDAGRPLSLESLMEWIAGKADLPYLKIDPMKVNVAQVTQVVSSAYAQRHRILPVSSSTSEVVFATAEPFDTGWATDLAHMIRRDVRRVVSSPIDINRYLQEFYGVQRSIQLAQDAKGIGDTSKIINFEQLVELGKGGELGADDRHVVHIVDWLLQYAFEQRASDIHLEPRRDAGQMRFRIDGVMQKVFELPPPVMTAVTSRIKILARMDVAEKRRPQDGRIKTRSAGGREVELRISSMPTAFGEKIVMRIFDPDLVMKDFSQLGFSEEEGLLWRGMVERPHGIVLVTGPTGSGKTTTLYSTLKHLAKPELNVCTVEDPIEMVSPELNQMQVQASIDLDFAAGVRTLLRQDPDIIMIGEIRDLETAQMAVQASLTGHLVLSTLHTNDSPSAVTRLLDLGVPHYLIQSTLTGVVAQRLVRTLCPHCKRATTQSADEWRAVTHGWDIPLPERVFEAVGCLECRKTGFLGRTGIYEMMPVSSRLRGLISAELDLSRLGAAALKDGMKPLRISAAAQVAAGVTTAREVLNVLPPTDIDDIISS